The sequence CCTAAAAAGCCTAACTCAGCCCTACGCAAAGTAGCAAGAGTCCGACTCACTTCTGGTTTTGAAGTCACAGCTTACATTCCCGGAATTGGTCACAATTTGCAAGAACACTCGGTAGTGATGATTCGTGGCGGTCGGGTAAAGGACTTACCAGGCGTGAGATACCACATCATTCGTGGCACCTTAGATACAGCCGGAGTCAAAGACCGCAAGCAAGGTCGCTCCAAATATGGAACTAAGCGCCCCAAAGCAGCGAAAAAATAGGAATTAGGCGATTAATCGTCATTGTGCTTCGATTAATCGTCTCTCCTAATCACTCACCAAAAAACCTGACAACAAACGGTGTTCGCCGCCAAACAGCATTAATCCAAGGTTCTTGTGCCTGTTTTCACGAAACCAGCCACACCTGACACTGAGCGAGCAAGTGTAGGTTATCGCTAAAAATCTTGTCAGCGACAGCCACATTTTAATCTCAAGATTAAAGTTTATAATGTTGTCGCCTCTCATTTCTAGTTGCGAGTAGCAAGTCAATAGGTTAGCGACGCTGCAACTCTAAGAAAAGCAAAATTTGAGTGAATCTGAGTAGCGGTGAGACAGCGCTACAAAGAAAAGTCATCAAGAGGTTTTCCCGAATTAGGTGACTGCGAACTCTAAACAAGAACTTGATTGCCGAGCGTCCCGAAAGTAAGAGTACCTAAAGGACTGCCAACGCTTTTAGCTTCCACTGTCTGATAGCATATAATTTCGTTGCCAAATCCGAAATCTAAGGTTGAAGTATGTCTCGTCGTGGTGTTATTCAAAAGCGCCCAGTTCCGTCTGACTCGGTGTATAACAGTCGTCTTGTGAGCATGATCATCAGACGGATCATGCAGCACGGCAAAAAGTCCCTGGCGGCACGTATTGTCTATGACGCATTAAAAACTATTGAAGAACGCACTGGTAGCGGTGCATTGGAAGTTTTTGAAAGAGCGGTGCGGAATGCAACGCCTCTAGTAGAAGTAAAAGCCCGGCGAGTAGGCGGGGCGACTTACCAAGTACCAATGGAAGTGCGTTCCGACAGAGGTACTACCCTAGCCCTGCGTTGGCTG is a genomic window of Fortiea contorta PCC 7126 containing:
- the rpsL gene encoding 30S ribosomal protein S12, producing MPTIQQLIRNEREKARQKTKSPALKQCPQRRGVCTRVYTTTPKKPNSALRKVARVRLTSGFEVTAYIPGIGHNLQEHSVVMIRGGRVKDLPGVRYHIIRGTLDTAGVKDRKQGRSKYGTKRPKAAKK
- the rpsG gene encoding 30S ribosomal protein S7; protein product: MSRRGVIQKRPVPSDSVYNSRLVSMIIRRIMQHGKKSLAARIVYDALKTIEERTGSGALEVFERAVRNATPLVEVKARRVGGATYQVPMEVRSDRGTTLALRWLVQFSRSRPGRTMAGKLANELMDAANETGNAIRKREETHRMAEANKAFAHYRY